The following proteins come from a genomic window of Terribacillus aidingensis:
- the dapA gene encoding 4-hydroxy-tetrahydrodipicolinate synthase yields the protein MKFGKVITAMVTPFDNQGQIDFDATTRLLDYLIENGTEAVVVAGTTGESPTLSHKEKLSLFRHTVKTVDGRIPIIAGTGSNNTQASIDLTKEAEEIGVDAALIVAPYYNKPNQRGLYAHFKAVADSTKLPIMLYNIPGRSVVKIEPETVMELSKISNIVSVKDSTGDLSSMTKVITGTPDDFSLYSGDDDLTLPVAAIGGNGIVSVSSHIVGNEMQAMLQAYEAGNVEEAARIHQQILPVMQGLFQAPNPAPVKEALNQKGITVGGVRLPLVELSEEEKENISKLLK from the coding sequence ATGAAATTCGGTAAAGTTATTACAGCAATGGTAACTCCATTCGATAATCAAGGTCAGATTGATTTTGATGCAACTACTCGTTTACTCGACTATTTGATTGAGAATGGAACAGAGGCCGTCGTGGTAGCTGGTACAACCGGCGAATCGCCAACGCTTTCCCATAAAGAAAAGCTTTCTTTATTCCGCCATACAGTGAAAACAGTCGATGGACGGATTCCGATCATAGCTGGAACAGGAAGTAACAACACGCAAGCAAGTATCGATCTTACAAAAGAAGCAGAAGAAATTGGTGTCGATGCGGCGTTGATCGTTGCGCCGTATTACAATAAACCAAACCAGCGAGGATTATATGCGCATTTTAAAGCAGTTGCAGATAGTACGAAGCTGCCTATAATGCTTTATAATATTCCAGGTCGCTCTGTTGTAAAGATCGAACCGGAAACTGTTATGGAACTATCCAAAATTTCGAATATCGTTTCTGTGAAAGATTCCACTGGCGACTTGAGCAGTATGACGAAGGTCATTACTGGTACGCCTGATGATTTTAGTCTGTACAGCGGTGATGATGATTTGACTCTGCCAGTAGCTGCTATCGGCGGTAATGGAATCGTATCCGTATCTTCCCACATTGTCGGTAACGAGATGCAGGCTATGCTGCAGGCGTATGAAGCTGGCAACGTCGAAGAAGCTGCACGCATTCATCAGCAGATTCTGCCGGTAATGCAAGGATTGTTCCAAGCACCGAACCCGGCACCAGTGAAAGAAGCGCTGAATCAGAAAGGTATCACAGTAGGCGGTGTCCGTTTGCCGCTAGTCGAACTATCTGAAGAAGAAAAAGAGAATATCAGTAAGCTATTGAAATAA
- a CDS encoding YlzJ-like family protein: MILYTPLAPEDIFPVETTQFEAHQIIQYNGKTVQAEHLGNGMYRVHQLMSTDPADFLDENCAPGKLFSL, encoded by the coding sequence ATGATTTTGTACACGCCGCTCGCACCGGAAGATATTTTCCCTGTAGAGACAACCCAATTTGAGGCTCACCAAATTATTCAATACAATGGAAAAACAGTTCAAGCTGAACATTTGGGAAACGGTATGTACCGTGTTCACCAGCTTATGTCGACAGATCCTGCCGATTTTCTTGATGAAAACTGTGCACCAGGAAAATTGTTCTCCTTATAA
- a CDS encoding aspartate-semialdehyde dehydrogenase, translating into MTQQGYHIAVVGATGAVGQKMLETLAERNFPISELSLLSSSRSAGQQIDYKGKSYTVKEAKPESFEGVDIALFSAGGSVSKALAPEAAKRGAVVVDNTSAFRMDPDVPLVVPEVNEGDLKLHKGIIANPNCSTIQMVAALEPLKEAYGLSRIIVSTYQAVSGAGAVAIDELKDQAQQFLNGEDMEASVLPVKGDKRHFPVAFNALPQIDVFQDNGYTYEEMKMINETKKIMHAEDLHVSATCVRLPVFTSHAESVYVELGQNGLTVKEIQEKLAAAEGIVLEDDPSTQTYPTPLSAAGKKEVFVGRVRKDPDHDNGFHLWIVSDNLLKGAAWNSVQIAERLIQHNLLTV; encoded by the coding sequence ATGACACAGCAAGGTTATCATATCGCAGTAGTAGGCGCGACAGGCGCTGTAGGCCAAAAAATGCTGGAAACTCTCGCAGAACGCAATTTTCCGATCAGCGAGCTATCCTTATTATCATCCAGCAGATCTGCTGGACAGCAAATAGATTACAAAGGCAAAAGCTATACAGTAAAGGAAGCCAAACCGGAAAGCTTTGAAGGTGTGGATATCGCATTATTCTCTGCTGGCGGATCTGTATCCAAAGCATTGGCACCGGAAGCAGCAAAACGAGGAGCGGTAGTTGTCGATAATACAAGTGCATTCCGTATGGATCCGGATGTGCCTCTAGTAGTACCTGAAGTTAATGAAGGTGATTTGAAGCTTCATAAAGGAATCATTGCTAACCCGAATTGCTCCACTATCCAGATGGTGGCGGCGCTTGAGCCGTTGAAAGAAGCTTATGGTCTTTCCCGAATCATCGTCTCTACTTACCAAGCTGTATCCGGAGCTGGAGCAGTGGCAATTGACGAATTAAAAGATCAGGCACAGCAATTCCTGAATGGCGAGGACATGGAAGCAAGCGTCCTTCCAGTCAAAGGAGATAAACGCCACTTCCCTGTAGCATTCAATGCGCTGCCGCAAATCGATGTCTTTCAAGACAATGGCTACACATATGAAGAAATGAAAATGATCAATGAAACGAAAAAAATAATGCATGCAGAGGATCTTCACGTTTCGGCGACTTGTGTACGACTGCCGGTCTTCACTTCCCATGCAGAAAGCGTTTATGTCGAGCTTGGCCAGAACGGTCTCACTGTTAAAGAAATTCAGGAGAAACTGGCTGCAGCTGAAGGGATCGTGCTAGAGGATGATCCAAGTACACAGACTTACCCAACACCGCTTTCTGCAGCTGGCAAGAAAGAAGTATTTGTAGGAAGAGTACGCAAGGATCCGGATCATGACAATGGATTCCACCTTTGGATCGTTTCCGATAACCTTTTGAAGGGTGCAGCGTGGAATAGTGTCCAAATCGCAGAACGCTTGATCCAACATAACTTGCTTACAGTCTGA
- a CDS encoding DNA translocase FtsK: MAKRKTKKRQTKFKQVMSFEVIGLLLVFLAVFGSGAGAISDGAIPNALEHLFRFFFGSWYFLLAVFMGGVGIYLMARCKRPNLLHKKLIGLYAITAGILLFTHIQAFEDKLSQVEQPSIIKTSWNYYLAYVQDTIDPAALGGGMIGAILFALSYYLLSATGAKIIAFFLVVIGILILTNTSLSSLVQKLFALLRKGANATSGKMKDKLSETKERKKTERPKRKQKRQQVLAEKEEAAEAEPEPIHEEPIIQDFTNIAYADPEPEIIEPKQEKPKEIEEESTDEKEALPASELENRDYQLPSITLLKQPKKNSQKQERSQIQAVARKLEQTFQSFGVKAKVSKVHVGPAVTKYEVYPDTGVKVSKIVNLHDDLALALAAKDIRIEAPIPGKSAVGIEVPNKEVASVSLREVLDNSQVKAGSKLSFALGRDISGESVVAELNKMPHLLVAGATGSGKSVCINGIITSILMRAKPHEVKMMMIDPKKVELNVYNGIPHLLTPVVTDPKKASRALKKVVAEMERRYDLFSDSGTRNIEGYNAYIQKQNELNDEEQPFLPFIVVLVDELADLMMVASSEVEDAITRLAQMARAAGIHLIIATQRPSVDVITGVIKANIPSRIAFSVSSQIDSRTILDGGGAEKLLGRGDMLFIPVGSSKPTRIQGAFLSDEEVENVVNHCIEQQKAQYQTDMIPEEEQEVQSEVEDELYHDAVFLVTDMQSASVSMLQRRFRIGYTRAARLIDAMEERGVVGPYEGSKPRQVLVSKSAEDKLS, from the coding sequence ATGGCTAAACGAAAAACAAAAAAACGACAAACTAAGTTCAAGCAAGTAATGAGCTTTGAAGTAATTGGGTTATTATTAGTATTTCTTGCTGTATTCGGCAGCGGCGCAGGTGCAATCAGTGACGGGGCAATACCGAACGCACTTGAGCATTTGTTCCGCTTCTTCTTTGGAAGCTGGTATTTCCTGCTTGCAGTATTTATGGGTGGGGTCGGCATCTACTTGATGGCCAGATGTAAAAGACCGAATCTGCTTCATAAGAAACTGATCGGATTATATGCCATCACCGCTGGTATTTTACTATTCACGCATATCCAGGCGTTTGAGGATAAGCTGAGTCAAGTGGAGCAGCCATCGATCATCAAGACAAGCTGGAATTATTATTTAGCTTATGTGCAGGATACGATCGATCCAGCGGCTCTAGGCGGAGGTATGATAGGAGCAATCCTTTTCGCATTAAGTTATTATCTGCTTTCTGCAACAGGTGCTAAGATCATCGCTTTCTTTCTGGTAGTAATCGGAATTCTGATTTTAACCAATACGTCCCTCAGTTCCTTAGTTCAAAAGCTGTTTGCGCTTCTGAGAAAAGGAGCAAATGCTACATCAGGTAAAATGAAAGACAAGCTCTCGGAAACAAAGGAGCGTAAAAAAACGGAACGACCGAAGAGGAAGCAAAAACGCCAGCAGGTATTAGCAGAAAAGGAAGAAGCAGCAGAGGCAGAACCAGAGCCTATTCATGAGGAACCAATCATCCAGGATTTCACGAATATTGCCTACGCAGATCCTGAGCCAGAAATCATCGAACCAAAACAAGAGAAACCGAAAGAGATAGAAGAAGAATCTACCGATGAGAAAGAGGCACTGCCGGCGTCTGAGCTGGAAAACAGGGATTATCAGCTACCTAGCATCACGTTGCTGAAACAGCCCAAGAAGAATAGCCAAAAACAGGAACGCTCGCAGATTCAGGCTGTTGCACGGAAGCTCGAGCAGACGTTCCAAAGCTTTGGAGTCAAGGCAAAAGTAAGCAAGGTACATGTGGGTCCAGCAGTGACGAAATATGAAGTATATCCGGATACCGGTGTGAAAGTAAGCAAGATCGTCAACCTGCACGATGATTTAGCGCTTGCTCTGGCAGCGAAGGATATCCGGATTGAAGCGCCGATACCAGGCAAATCAGCTGTTGGAATCGAAGTGCCGAATAAAGAAGTGGCAAGTGTATCGCTGCGTGAGGTTTTGGATAACAGTCAAGTGAAAGCCGGATCCAAGCTGAGCTTTGCCCTTGGTCGTGACATATCTGGAGAATCAGTGGTGGCAGAGCTTAACAAGATGCCCCATTTGCTTGTAGCTGGTGCTACTGGAAGCGGGAAAAGTGTATGTATCAACGGCATCATTACCAGTATCCTGATGCGGGCCAAACCGCATGAAGTGAAAATGATGATGATTGATCCGAAAAAAGTGGAGCTGAATGTATATAATGGAATTCCCCACTTGCTGACACCGGTCGTGACGGATCCGAAAAAAGCATCCAGGGCATTGAAGAAAGTTGTAGCCGAGATGGAGCGCAGATATGATCTGTTCTCTGATTCTGGTACTAGAAATATCGAAGGGTATAATGCGTACATCCAAAAGCAGAATGAATTGAATGATGAAGAGCAGCCTTTCCTGCCATTCATTGTCGTACTGGTTGATGAGCTTGCCGATTTGATGATGGTCGCTTCCAGCGAGGTGGAGGATGCTATTACCAGACTCGCACAGATGGCACGTGCTGCGGGGATACATTTGATTATCGCAACCCAGCGTCCGTCTGTTGACGTTATTACTGGCGTCATCAAGGCCAACATCCCGTCACGTATCGCTTTTAGCGTAAGTTCCCAAATCGATTCCCGGACAATCCTGGACGGCGGCGGAGCTGAAAAGCTCCTTGGACGAGGAGATATGCTGTTCATACCAGTCGGTTCTTCAAAGCCGACCCGTATTCAAGGGGCCTTCCTTTCCGATGAGGAAGTGGAGAATGTCGTAAATCATTGTATTGAACAGCAAAAAGCACAATATCAAACAGATATGATTCCAGAAGAAGAACAGGAAGTACAGTCAGAGGTGGAGGATGAACTTTACCATGATGCTGTCTTCTTAGTAACAGATATGCAAAGTGCCAGTGTTTCCATGCTGCAGCGCAGATTCCGCATCGGTTATACGAGAGCGGCTAGGTTGATAGATGCAATGGAAGAGCGGGGAGTAGTAGGACCTTATGAGGGGAGTAAGCCACGGCAGGTGTTGGTTTCCAAGTCGGCGGAGGACAAACTATCGTAG
- a CDS encoding ATP-dependent Clp protease proteolytic subunit codes for MAKERNDNQENENEESGGKSILEKIQQLGQTSVAQAPDSRVHVLSIIGQIEGHMQLPPQNKTTKYEHVIPQLIAIEQNPKIEGLIVLMNTVGGDVEAGLALSEMIASLSKPSVSIVLGGGHSIGAPIAVSTDYSFIVPTATMTIHPIRLTGLVIGVPQTFEYLDKMQDRVISFVTSHSSITEDKFKELMFAKGNLTRDIGTNVVGTDAVSYGLIHEVGGVQHAMKKLNELMEQRKASLNGELQ; via the coding sequence ATGGCAAAGGAACGTAATGATAACCAAGAGAATGAAAACGAAGAATCCGGCGGGAAATCCATCCTAGAAAAAATCCAGCAGCTCGGCCAGACATCGGTTGCCCAGGCACCTGATTCCCGTGTTCACGTGCTGTCTATCATCGGTCAGATAGAAGGACATATGCAGCTGCCGCCACAAAATAAAACAACGAAATACGAGCATGTCATTCCCCAATTGATTGCAATCGAACAGAATCCGAAAATAGAGGGGTTGATTGTACTGATGAATACGGTCGGAGGAGATGTCGAAGCGGGTCTCGCACTTTCAGAGATGATTGCATCCCTCTCCAAACCGTCCGTATCAATCGTTCTCGGGGGCGGACATAGCATCGGGGCGCCTATAGCCGTAAGTACGGACTATAGCTTTATCGTACCAACAGCGACGATGACAATCCATCCAATCAGACTGACAGGCCTGGTCATAGGTGTTCCTCAAACTTTTGAATACTTGGATAAGATGCAGGACCGCGTCATCAGCTTTGTCACTTCTCATTCTTCGATAACCGAAGATAAATTCAAGGAGCTTATGTTTGCGAAAGGGAACCTGACACGTGACATCGGTACGAACGTTGTCGGAACAGATGCAGTTTCCTACGGGCTGATCCATGAAGTCGGGGGAGTACAGCATGCGATGAAAAAGCTGAATGAATTGATGGAGCAGCGAAAAGCATCCCTGAACGGGGAATTGCAATGA
- a CDS encoding ABC transporter ATP-binding protein, with the protein MENYVIEMLNIRKEFPGIVANDNITLQVKKGEIHALLGENGAGKSTLMNVLFGLYQPEKGEIRVDGKKVEINDPNVANRLGIGMVHQHFMLIDTFTVAQNIVLGSEPKKGLKIDMKKAVREVQQLSDRYGLQVDATAKISDISVGMQQRVEILKTLYRGANVVILDEPTAVLTPQEIKELIVILRTLIKEGKSIILITHKLKEIMEVCDRCTVIRKGQGIGTVVVSETNPNELASLMVGREIRFSTEKKPAEPKETILSIEGLTVQDSRHVDMVKQLDLDIRAGEIVGIAGVDGNGQTELIEAITGLRKKSAGKVTLKNQDITNMPVRAITESGVGHIPQDRHKLGLVLDYSIGENIVLQTYYQKPFSTGGFLSFKRIFDKAKALIAEYDVRTPSHLSKARTLSGGNQQKAIIGREIDRNPDLLIAAQPTRGLDVGAIEFIHKRLIEQRDQGKAVLLVSFELDEILNVSDRIAVMFDGKIIATVNPKETNEQELGLLMAGSKLEKEGAQN; encoded by the coding sequence ATGGAAAATTATGTAATTGAAATGCTGAACATTCGCAAAGAATTTCCCGGAATTGTCGCCAATGACAACATCACGCTTCAAGTGAAAAAAGGAGAAATCCATGCGCTGCTAGGAGAAAATGGCGCAGGAAAGTCCACATTGATGAACGTCCTGTTCGGTCTTTATCAGCCGGAAAAGGGAGAGATCCGCGTTGACGGAAAGAAAGTCGAAATCAATGATCCGAATGTTGCCAATAGATTAGGTATCGGAATGGTGCACCAGCACTTCATGCTTATCGACACCTTCACAGTTGCACAAAATATCGTTCTTGGCAGTGAACCGAAAAAAGGGCTTAAGATTGATATGAAAAAAGCGGTTCGTGAAGTGCAGCAACTTTCAGATCGTTACGGTCTGCAAGTGGATGCCACAGCGAAAATCAGCGATATTTCCGTTGGTATGCAGCAGCGTGTGGAAATCCTGAAAACTTTGTACCGCGGTGCAAATGTGGTCATCCTGGATGAGCCTACCGCTGTATTGACACCACAGGAAATCAAAGAGCTTATCGTTATTTTGCGGACGCTGATCAAAGAAGGCAAGTCTATCATTTTGATCACACATAAACTGAAAGAAATCATGGAAGTTTGTGATCGCTGTACGGTAATCAGGAAAGGGCAGGGTATCGGAACAGTTGTTGTATCCGAAACGAACCCGAATGAACTGGCTTCCTTGATGGTAGGCCGTGAAATACGCTTCTCAACGGAGAAGAAACCAGCCGAACCAAAAGAAACAATTCTTTCCATTGAAGGCCTGACAGTACAGGATTCCCGGCATGTGGACATGGTGAAACAACTGGATCTTGATATCAGAGCAGGCGAAATTGTCGGAATTGCCGGAGTAGACGGAAATGGTCAAACAGAATTAATTGAGGCAATAACCGGACTTCGTAAGAAATCAGCAGGCAAAGTCACATTGAAAAATCAGGATATTACCAATATGCCAGTTCGCGCCATTACGGAAAGCGGAGTAGGTCATATCCCCCAGGATCGCCACAAGCTTGGTCTCGTGCTTGATTATTCTATCGGAGAAAACATAGTACTGCAAACATATTACCAAAAGCCTTTTTCAACTGGCGGCTTCCTGTCCTTCAAACGGATCTTCGATAAAGCAAAAGCCCTGATTGCGGAATACGACGTTCGTACTCCTAGTCATTTATCGAAAGCGCGCACTCTATCCGGGGGTAACCAGCAAAAAGCAATCATTGGTCGTGAAATTGACCGTAACCCGGATTTGTTGATCGCAGCTCAGCCGACACGCGGTCTGGATGTAGGGGCTATTGAATTCATCCATAAGCGTCTGATCGAACAGCGTGACCAAGGAAAAGCTGTCCTGCTCGTTTCGTTCGAACTAGATGAGATTTTGAATGTAAGTGATCGTATTGCTGTTATGTTCGATGGGAAAATCATTGCAACAGTAAATCCGAAGGAAACAAATGAACAGGAGCTCGGATTATTGATGGCAGGTTCGAAGCTTGAGAAAGAAGGGGCGCAAAACTAA
- a CDS encoding ABC transporter permease, whose amino-acid sequence MFSSTKFNFIIPIISVILGLVAGAIIMLIFGYNPILGYQALWNGVFDSPFFMSETVNRITPYILTGLAIAFAFRTGLFNIGAEGQVLVGWVAAVWVGTAVDAPAFIHLPLALLAAAAAGALWAFVPGILKAKLGVHEVIVSIMMNYIALHITNYLIRSVLTDNQETTEPVKQTASLTNDFLIGLTGSRLHLGFIVALLMVLVMWVILERTKLGYELKAVGYNQHASNYAGMKVERNIVISMLISGLFAGLAGAMQGLGSFGNAFTNTAFSNLGFDGIAVALLGGNNPFGVVLSASLFGFLKVGSLNMSTAGVPNEIIEIVIALIILFVASGFIIRWALLQLKKGEKK is encoded by the coding sequence ATGTTTTCCAGCACAAAGTTCAATTTCATCATACCAATCATTTCGGTCATCCTTGGTTTGGTTGCCGGTGCAATCATCATGCTTATATTCGGTTATAATCCGATTCTCGGCTATCAGGCACTATGGAATGGCGTTTTTGACAGCCCGTTCTTCATGTCCGAAACTGTTAACCGTATCACACCATATATACTGACCGGTTTGGCAATCGCTTTTGCTTTCCGTACCGGATTGTTCAATATCGGTGCTGAAGGTCAGGTGCTAGTCGGCTGGGTTGCAGCTGTATGGGTAGGTACTGCTGTTGATGCACCAGCCTTTATCCATCTGCCACTAGCACTTCTTGCAGCAGCTGCTGCAGGAGCACTTTGGGCTTTTGTTCCGGGTATCTTGAAAGCGAAGCTCGGTGTCCATGAAGTTATCGTCAGCATCATGATGAACTATATCGCACTTCATATTACGAACTATCTGATCCGTTCTGTGCTGACAGATAACCAGGAGACAACAGAGCCAGTTAAACAAACTGCCTCTTTGACAAATGATTTCCTGATCGGATTAACAGGATCCCGCTTGCACCTTGGTTTCATCGTTGCACTATTGATGGTGCTGGTTATGTGGGTCATTCTTGAACGCACGAAGCTCGGGTATGAGTTGAAAGCCGTAGGTTACAACCAGCATGCCTCCAATTATGCAGGTATGAAAGTGGAACGAAACATTGTCATCTCAATGCTGATTTCGGGTCTTTTCGCAGGACTTGCTGGGGCAATGCAAGGTCTTGGAAGCTTCGGTAATGCATTCACGAATACAGCATTCTCAAACCTTGGTTTTGATGGTATCGCGGTAGCGCTTCTAGGCGGAAACAACCCGTTCGGCGTCGTATTATCAGCTAGCTTGTTCGGATTTCTTAAAGTGGGATCGCTTAATATGTCCACAGCTGGTGTACCAAATGAAATCATCGAAATTGTCATTGCATTGATCATTCTTTTTGTTGCTTCCGGCTTCATCATCCGCTGGGCACTGCTGCAATTGAAAAAAGGGGAGAAAAAATAA
- a CDS encoding BMP family protein — protein MKMRRYAVLLGLLLVVGVVLSACGSGGSSEQGGSESNSFKTAMVTDTGGIDDKSFNQSAWEGLTQFGADNNLKEKEGYDYLQSNSASDYATNLNRLVQSNTDLIFGVGFKLAEDITKVADQNKETHFAIIDSVVEKDNVASIVFEEQQGSFLAGVAAATKSESGKIGFVGGEESELIKKFEAGYVAGAKSVNKDIEVDVQYAGSFGAPDKGKLIASNMYNSGVDVIYHSAGGTGNGVFAQAKDLKNNDPEGNYWVIGVDRDQYDEGQIGDNNVTLTSMLKAVDVAVADVAQKSKDGNFPGGEIVSYGLKDDGIGIAETNTEAYTDDIKTAVDEWKQKIIDGDVTAPTTDDELKAYVDSL, from the coding sequence TTGAAAATGCGTCGTTATGCAGTACTTTTAGGTTTGCTTCTTGTCGTAGGTGTCGTGCTTAGTGCATGTGGATCCGGCGGCAGCTCCGAGCAGGGCGGAAGCGAGAGCAACAGCTTTAAAACAGCTATGGTTACAGATACTGGCGGTATTGATGATAAATCATTTAACCAGTCTGCTTGGGAAGGTCTTACACAATTCGGTGCAGACAACAACCTAAAAGAGAAAGAAGGCTATGACTACCTTCAATCTAACAGTGCATCTGATTATGCAACCAACTTGAATCGCCTTGTGCAATCTAATACGGATCTAATCTTCGGTGTTGGATTCAAGCTTGCAGAGGATATCACTAAAGTTGCTGATCAAAACAAAGAAACGCATTTTGCCATCATTGATTCCGTCGTAGAAAAAGATAATGTAGCAAGCATCGTATTCGAAGAGCAGCAGGGCTCATTCCTAGCAGGTGTAGCTGCAGCGACGAAATCTGAATCCGGTAAAATCGGATTCGTTGGTGGAGAAGAAAGTGAATTGATTAAGAAGTTCGAAGCAGGATACGTAGCTGGTGCGAAATCAGTCAATAAGGATATCGAAGTGGATGTACAGTATGCTGGTTCCTTCGGTGCTCCTGACAAAGGTAAATTGATTGCATCCAACATGTACAACTCTGGCGTAGATGTAATCTATCATTCTGCTGGTGGTACAGGTAACGGTGTATTCGCACAAGCAAAAGATTTGAAAAACAATGATCCAGAAGGAAACTACTGGGTAATCGGTGTTGACCGTGACCAGTATGATGAAGGCCAAATTGGGGATAACAACGTGACTCTTACAAGCATGCTGAAAGCTGTTGACGTTGCAGTAGCTGATGTTGCGCAGAAATCCAAAGATGGCAATTTCCCTGGTGGAGAAATCGTATCTTACGGTTTGAAAGATGATGGAATCGGTATTGCAGAAACAAACACAGAAGCATACACAGACGATATCAAAACAGCTGTAGACGAATGGAAGCAAAAGATCATCGATGGTGATGTAACTGCTCCAACTACGGATGACGAACTGAAAGCATATGTAGATTCTCTATAA
- the dapG gene encoding aspartate kinase produces the protein MKVLVQKFGGTSVRDNQTEAIQHIEKALQEGNKVVVVVSAIGRYPDPYATDSLLQLVGIPGETHISKREKDLLLSCGEVISSVVFSNALNAKGIRAAALTGAQAGFITNEEFTAAKIKEMRVERIWEELETHDVVVVAGFQGMTEDGEITTIGRGGSDTSAAALGAALQAEYVDIFTDVEGIMTADPRVVEEARMLDVVTYTEICNLAYQGAKVVHPRAVEIAMQAKVPMRVRSTGSLSEGTLVTSSRDNFAGKDIPDRLITGIAHLAGISQIKIETDTDAYKTQSRVFKAMAEANISVDFINISPNGVVYTIAAEQVMLAQDILGELGLEPKVINNCAKVSLVGAGMTGIPGVTAKIVQTLTDKEIDILQSADSHTTIWVLINEKDLIAAVNALHATFELSL, from the coding sequence ATGAAAGTGTTAGTCCAGAAGTTTGGCGGTACGTCTGTTAGGGATAATCAGACAGAAGCCATCCAGCATATTGAAAAGGCGCTCCAGGAAGGGAATAAAGTAGTGGTCGTTGTATCTGCGATTGGGCGATATCCTGATCCCTATGCAACTGATTCCTTACTGCAATTGGTCGGTATTCCAGGTGAGACGCATATATCAAAACGTGAGAAGGACTTGCTGCTATCATGCGGTGAGGTCATCTCATCAGTCGTCTTCTCGAATGCGCTTAATGCTAAAGGAATCCGCGCTGCTGCTTTGACTGGGGCACAAGCTGGCTTTATTACCAATGAAGAATTCACAGCTGCCAAGATCAAAGAAATGCGAGTTGAACGTATTTGGGAAGAGCTAGAGACACATGATGTCGTTGTCGTAGCTGGCTTCCAAGGTATGACAGAGGATGGAGAAATCACTACAATCGGCCGGGGCGGAAGCGATACTTCCGCAGCTGCACTCGGCGCTGCTTTACAAGCAGAGTATGTCGATATCTTCACGGATGTAGAAGGAATCATGACAGCTGATCCGCGTGTCGTTGAAGAAGCACGTATGCTGGATGTTGTCACGTATACGGAAATATGTAATCTAGCTTATCAAGGTGCAAAAGTGGTACATCCGCGTGCAGTTGAAATTGCGATGCAGGCAAAGGTTCCGATGCGTGTCAGATCTACAGGTTCGCTATCAGAAGGAACGCTTGTTACATCGTCCAGGGACAATTTTGCAGGCAAGGATATTCCTGACCGGCTGATTACCGGTATCGCGCATCTTGCCGGTATTTCTCAAATCAAGATCGAAACGGATACGGATGCTTATAAAACACAGTCCCGTGTTTTCAAAGCGATGGCCGAAGCAAATATTTCTGTTGACTTTATCAATATTTCGCCAAATGGTGTTGTATATACGATTGCTGCCGAGCAGGTGATGCTTGCGCAGGATATCCTTGGTGAGCTTGGACTTGAGCCGAAAGTTATTAACAACTGTGCGAAAGTATCTCTAGTCGGTGCTGGTATGACAGGTATACCTGGAGTGACGGCGAAAATTGTCCAAACATTGACGGATAAAGAAATCGATATCCTGCAATCTGCGGATAGCCATACAACTATTTGGGTACTGATTAACGAAAAGGATCTTATAGCAGCAGTGAATGCGCTGCATGCGACATTCGAGCTTAGTCTATAA